One window from the genome of Amaranthus tricolor cultivar Red isolate AtriRed21 chromosome 9, ASM2621246v1, whole genome shotgun sequence encodes:
- the LOC130824594 gene encoding protein CfxQ homolog, which yields MAPAMDQRFRSSKPITIHGFAQSGDLNGLQRLLKENPSLLNERNPVMAQTPLHVAAGYNNVEIVKVLLAGKEGEQVELEAKNMYGETPLHMAAKNGCNEAAKLLLSHGAFIEAKANNGMTPLHLAVWHSLRSDDCSTVKTLLEFNADCTAKDDDGMAPLNHLSPGPGGEKLRKILNQYLEEQRKRRALEACGQTKAKMDELECELENIVGLHDLKLQLRKWARGMLLDERRRALGLNVGARRAPHMAFLGNPGTGKTMVARILGKLLYMVGILPTDKVTEVQRTDLVGEFVGHTGPKTRKVIKEAEGGILFVDEAYRLIPMQKSDDKDYGLEALEEIMSVMDNGKIVVIFAGYSEPMKRVIYSNEGFCRRVTKFFHFDDFNSKDLANITYIKMNNQTESSLLYGFRLHNSCNLDAIAELIERETSVKQRQEMNGGLIDPMLVNARENLDLRLSFDCMDSDELTTITLEDLEAGLRSFSQ from the exons atggcgCCTGCTATGGATCAACGGTTTAGATCTTCTAAGCCTATAACCATCCATGGTTTTGCTCAGTCTGGGGATCTTAATGGCCTTCAGAGATTGCTCAAAGAAAATCCTTCCCTTCTCAATGAACGAAATCCTGTT ATGGCACAAACTCCTCTTCATGTTGCTGCTGGTTACAACAATGTTGAGATTGTGAAAGTTTTGCTTGCTGGGAAGGAAGGAGAACAGGTTGAGCTTGAAGCCAAGAATATG TATGGGGAGACTCCATTACACATGGCCGCAAAGAATGGCTGTAATGAAGCCGCTAAGTTACTTCTTTCTCATGGTGCTTTCATAGAGGCCAAAGCCAAT AATGGAATGACACCCTTGCATCTTGCTGTTTGGCATTCACTTCGTTCAGATGACTGCTCGACAGTGAAGACCTTGCTCGAGTTTAATGCTGATTGCACTGCCAAGGATGAT GATGGCATGGCCCCTCTAAACCATTTATCACCAGGTCCTGGAGGTGAGAAATTGCGGAAGATACTAAATCAGTATCTTGAGGAGCAGAGGAAGCGAAGGGCTCTTGAAGCTTGTGGTCAGACAAAAGCTAAGATGGATGAACTTGAGTGTGAACTGGAAAACATTGTGGGTTTGCATGACCTTAAGTTGCAGTTGAGAAAATGGGCTAGGGGAATGCTCCTTGATGAAAGGCGTAGAGCTCTTGGTCTAAACGTGGGTGCTCGTAGAGCACCGCATATGGCATTTCTTGGCAATCCTGGGACAG GCAAAACTATGGTGGCTAGAATTCTCGGAAAGTTGTTATATATGGTAGGAATTTTACCCACCGATAAAGTAACTGAAGTGCAGAGAACAGATTTGGTTGGTGAATTTGTTGGTCACACAGGGCCGAAGACTAGGAAAGTG ATTAAAGAAGCGGAAGGGGGAATTCTTTTTGTAGATGAAGCCTACCGTCTTATACCGATGCAGAAATCAGATGATAAGGATTATGGGTTAGAAGCGTTGGAGGAGATTATGTCGGTTATGGATAATGGGAAGATAGTAGTCATATTTGCTGGGTACAGTGAGCCTATGAAACGGGTAATATATTCCAATGAAGGATTTTGCAGAAGGGTGACAAAGTTTTTCCATTTTGATGATTTCAATTCAAAGGACCTAGCCAATATCACTTACATAAAGATGAATAATCAAACGGAAAGTAGCCTTTTATACGGGTTTAGGCTACACAATTCGTGCAACTTGGATGCAATTGCGGAATTGATAGAGAGGGAAACGTCTGTAAAGCAAAGACAAGAGATGAATGGAGGTTTGATTGATCCGATGTTGGTTAATGCTCGAGAAAACTTGGACCTTAGGCTCAGCTTTGATTGTATGGATTCGGACGAATTGACGACTATCACTTTAGAGGATTTAGAAGCAGGCTTGCGGTCCTTTTCGCAATAA